From one Nitrosococcus halophilus Nc 4 genomic stretch:
- a CDS encoding sulfotransferase family protein, giving the protein MMKRANFFILGAPKCGTTSLASWLSAHPQVFMTKPKEPNYFSKDIPFSHRPRSLREYEQLFKAVESQHQAIGEASTAYLRSKEAVPAILRYNPSAKFIVCLRNPVEMVASVHMQLIKVGRETEMSLEQAWKLQETRRHSKEVSQVCLESNDLLYVNICSLGEQMERLFKLVSRERVLVILLDDMKIDPRREYRRALDFLGVGDDGRSHFPVENARQVPRYPRLAQTLRAVGLMKAWIGFRKPTGIGKMIQSLNNQKPKDNTISPEMQAILQEFFCGDIEKLSQLLGRDLSHWTSQYECSAYL; this is encoded by the coding sequence ATGATGAAGCGAGCTAACTTTTTCATTTTGGGCGCACCTAAGTGCGGGACGACATCGCTTGCATCTTGGTTATCGGCACATCCGCAGGTTTTCATGACGAAGCCGAAAGAACCAAATTATTTCAGTAAGGATATTCCGTTTTCTCACCGACCTAGGTCCCTGAGGGAATACGAACAGCTTTTCAAAGCGGTGGAGAGCCAACATCAGGCTATTGGTGAAGCTTCTACTGCCTATTTGCGATCCAAGGAAGCTGTGCCTGCTATCCTTCGGTACAATCCATCCGCTAAATTTATTGTATGTTTGCGTAATCCGGTGGAAATGGTTGCTTCGGTTCATATGCAACTCATAAAGGTGGGGAGAGAAACAGAAATGTCGTTGGAGCAAGCGTGGAAACTTCAGGAGACACGGCGGCATAGTAAAGAAGTATCGCAGGTGTGCTTAGAATCCAACGACTTACTATACGTGAACATTTGCTCGCTTGGTGAACAGATGGAACGGTTGTTTAAGTTGGTATCTCGCGAGCGGGTATTAGTAATATTGTTAGACGATATGAAAATTGATCCGAGGCGAGAGTACCGTCGCGCACTGGATTTTCTTGGAGTAGGGGATGACGGACGCTCTCACTTTCCGGTAGAAAACGCTCGTCAAGTCCCGCGCTATCCCCGCCTGGCCCAAACGCTACGGGCGGTAGGCCTTATGAAAGCATGGATTGGTTTCCGCAAACCTACTGGTATAGGAAAGATGATCCAATCATTGAATAACCAGAAGCCAAAGGACAATACAATTTCACCTGAAATGCAGGCAATATTACAAGAATTTTTCTGCGGAGATATAGAGAAACTGAGCCAATTACTTGGCCGGGATTTGAGCCATTGGACTAGCCAATACGAATGTTCTGCCTACCTGTAG
- a CDS encoding sulfotransferase domain-containing protein: MKRPNFFILGAPKCGTTSFASWLSAHPEIFMSSPKEPRYFNRDFQSFFRPRSIKEYEQLFEAADEGHLVVGEATTGYLHSLEAVPAILQYNADAKFLVCLRNPVHMVPSLYSQNLKSGIEKELSLERAWALQKERRRGVLVPRTCPDPKQLLYGPICSLGEQMERLFKLVSRERVLVILLDDMKIDPRREYRRALDFLGVGDDGRSHFPVENARQIPRYPRLAQGVRVAATVRKRLGIGKGTGVASIVQSWNNRRAINNLISPEMQEKLCIYFRDDVEKLSKLLGRDLTSWLA; this comes from the coding sequence ATGAAGCGGCCGAATTTTTTTATTTTGGGGGCTCCGAAATGCGGAACGACATCGTTTGCGTCCTGGTTATCGGCGCATCCGGAGATTTTCATGTCGAGCCCCAAAGAACCGAGGTATTTTAATAGGGATTTCCAGTCGTTCTTTCGGCCACGGTCTATAAAAGAATATGAACAACTTTTCGAAGCTGCAGATGAGGGACATTTGGTTGTTGGTGAGGCCACAACAGGCTACCTACACTCCTTAGAGGCCGTACCTGCTATTCTCCAGTACAATGCAGATGCGAAATTTCTGGTGTGTTTACGCAATCCCGTGCATATGGTGCCTTCTCTATACTCGCAAAACTTAAAATCAGGAATAGAAAAAGAATTATCACTAGAGCGGGCATGGGCGCTTCAGAAGGAACGGCGGCGGGGGGTTCTGGTGCCCCGTACGTGCCCTGACCCGAAGCAGTTATTGTACGGCCCTATCTGCTCGCTCGGTGAGCAAATGGAACGGCTGTTTAAGTTGGTATCTCGCGAGCGGGTATTAGTAATATTGTTAGACGATATGAAAATTGATCCGAGGCGAGAATACCGTCGCGCACTGGATTTTCTTGGAGTAGGGGATGACGGACGCTCTCACTTTCCGGTAGAAAACGCTCGTCAAATCCCTCGTTACCCCCGTCTAGCGCAGGGCGTCCGTGTGGCAGCCACTGTTAGAAAGAGATTAGGTATCGGAAAAGGCACTGGTGTGGCTAGTATAGTTCAAAGTTGGAACAACCGGAGGGCAATCAATAACCTGATTTCACCTGAGATGCAGGAGAAATTATGCATATATTTCCGTGATGACGTGGAAAAACTGAGCAAGCTGCTGGGACGTGATCTGACGAGTTGGTTGGCATGA
- a CDS encoding glycosyltransferase family 9 protein: MSRRILIYRIGSIGDTAVALPAFRLVAQTFPDAERRVLTNIPVNTKAAPLEAVLKNTGLVHGYMAYPLRTRNFHKLVKLRGEICTWRPDTLIYLTPPRGLFKAFRDMLFFRSCGIKKLIGVPLKRDLQQSRQLDGGHFYEHEASRLGRCISTLGEIELDDSQGWQLGLTAQERSKARDVLMAWEGTASFAAVSIGTKADVNDWGSNNWKALFDQLSRRYPDLGLVLIGSPDEADTSAETGHAWQGPVLNLCGGLSPRESAAVLEQASLFMGHDSGPMHLAASVGTPCVAVFSARNKPGEWFPYGKQHRIIYHQMPCFGCRLVVCEKHGKKCIYSIEVSEVLAAVEEILAGTKLKKLVFDPAPIELVK; encoded by the coding sequence ATGAGTCGGCGAATTCTAATATACCGCATTGGTAGTATAGGCGATACGGCCGTAGCGCTACCCGCGTTTCGGCTGGTTGCCCAGACGTTTCCCGATGCGGAGCGGCGCGTGCTCACCAATATCCCCGTAAATACAAAAGCGGCACCGCTGGAAGCGGTTCTGAAAAACACCGGATTGGTGCACGGCTATATGGCCTATCCCCTCAGGACGCGAAATTTTCACAAGCTTGTCAAACTGCGGGGTGAGATTTGCACCTGGAGGCCGGATACCTTGATCTATCTAACCCCACCTCGGGGCCTCTTCAAGGCGTTTCGGGATATGCTCTTCTTCCGGTCTTGTGGGATCAAGAAACTGATTGGCGTTCCTCTGAAACGCGATTTGCAGCAATCCCGGCAATTGGATGGCGGCCATTTTTATGAGCATGAAGCGAGTCGTCTTGGCCGATGCATCTCGACTTTGGGGGAGATTGAACTCGATGATTCGCAGGGATGGCAGCTCGGCTTGACGGCTCAGGAAAGATCCAAGGCACGGGATGTGCTAATGGCTTGGGAAGGCACTGCATCTTTCGCAGCAGTGAGTATCGGCACAAAGGCGGATGTAAATGACTGGGGATCTAATAATTGGAAAGCACTTTTCGACCAGCTGAGCAGACGTTATCCGGACTTGGGGCTTGTGTTAATCGGTTCGCCAGACGAAGCCGATACAAGCGCTGAGACTGGGCATGCTTGGCAAGGACCCGTCTTGAATTTATGTGGTGGTTTGTCACCGCGGGAAAGCGCGGCTGTACTCGAGCAGGCTTCCCTGTTTATGGGACATGATAGTGGCCCGATGCACCTTGCAGCCTCGGTTGGAACACCTTGTGTCGCTGTGTTTAGTGCCCGCAACAAGCCGGGCGAATGGTTTCCTTACGGTAAACAGCATCGAATTATTTATCATCAAATGCCCTGTTTCGGCTGCCGGCTTGTGGTGTGTGAGAAGCACGGGAAAAAATGTATTTATTCCATTGAGGTCTCGGAAGTTCTGGCGGCAGTGGAAGAGATTCTTGCTGGGACGAAGCTTAAGAAGCTTGTTTTCGATCCTGCGCCAATTGAGCTAGTTAAATGA
- a CDS encoding glycosyltransferase: MITKSLQFSAITTQFQEGVAEPAVKVLHVVANLDSSFGGPANSVPLLSKHLRDLGVGSQLFSVRRNLPERNEVIERYNLPHETVPAHLFPGIYFSSVMGRQLRLNLPGTILHLHSIWPYPAYATFRTYLQQDFKLLCSLRSNLYGASLKRSKWKKSLAWNLFVRRMLAVSHCLHATEEGEVEAVRSLGFKTPVAMIPNGVDLEAFKAMPWCVDAKQALGLDPTRRYALFLSRVHPRKGLDRLVESFIAVAKEHSEWDLLIVGPHQDESYLRKIKARIDAARLSARVTIKGELVGDDKLRAYASAELFVLPTLFENFGVVIAEAMAAGRAVLTTVHTPWPQIEREHCGWRVELQGGELTSALGQAFSKTTAELDDMGTRGKEVVGPFTWQVQAEKMLAVYQWIQGHREAPDYVAR, encoded by the coding sequence ATGATAACCAAGTCCTTACAATTTTCTGCTATTACTACGCAGTTTCAAGAAGGGGTAGCCGAACCGGCAGTTAAGGTTCTGCACGTTGTTGCTAATCTGGACAGCAGCTTTGGCGGTCCTGCGAACAGTGTTCCTCTCCTAAGTAAGCATCTCCGCGATCTCGGCGTTGGTTCGCAGCTCTTTAGCGTTCGGCGTAATCTGCCTGAGAGAAATGAGGTAATCGAGCGTTATAATTTGCCGCACGAAACAGTGCCTGCTCACTTGTTCCCGGGTATTTATTTTAGTAGCGTGATGGGACGGCAACTCCGGCTCAATCTACCCGGCACGATACTCCATTTACATAGTATTTGGCCATATCCGGCCTACGCCACGTTCAGAACATACCTCCAGCAGGATTTTAAGTTGCTGTGCTCTTTGCGTTCCAATCTATACGGCGCATCACTTAAGCGAAGCAAATGGAAAAAATCGCTGGCTTGGAATCTGTTCGTCCGGCGCATGCTGGCTGTATCACACTGTCTCCATGCAACCGAGGAGGGCGAGGTCGAGGCTGTGCGTAGCCTGGGTTTCAAGACACCGGTTGCAATGATTCCGAACGGTGTCGATCTGGAAGCCTTCAAGGCCATGCCATGGTGTGTAGATGCTAAACAGGCGCTTGGCTTAGATCCCACCCGGCGCTATGCACTTTTCCTCTCTCGCGTTCATCCCCGCAAGGGACTCGATCGGCTGGTTGAGTCGTTCATTGCCGTTGCCAAGGAGCATTCTGAGTGGGATTTGCTTATCGTTGGCCCCCATCAGGACGAGTCCTACTTACGAAAAATCAAGGCGAGAATTGACGCCGCTAGGCTTAGCGCCCGGGTCACCATTAAGGGAGAGTTGGTAGGGGACGACAAGCTACGCGCCTACGCAAGCGCAGAGTTATTTGTTTTGCCGACGTTGTTTGAAAATTTTGGCGTGGTGATCGCAGAAGCTATGGCCGCAGGTCGAGCCGTACTTACTACGGTACATACCCCCTGGCCGCAGATTGAACGAGAGCACTGTGGCTGGAGAGTGGAGCTGCAAGGCGGAGAGCTTACTTCGGCGCTTGGGCAAGCCTTCTCGAAGACTACTGCTGAATTAGATGACATGGGCACCCGGGGAAAGGAGGTAGTGGGGCCCTTCACCTGGCAAGTTCAAGCCGAGAAAATGCTTGCGGTTTATCAATGGATCCAGGGTCATCGAGAAGCCCCGGACTATGTGGCAAGGTGA
- a CDS encoding right-handed parallel beta-helix repeat-containing protein yields the protein MQILKKYMMPDFRHSLPKYDINIILYCRNLAVVALCFFLAAGSVSSQVKEQQGGIAEAEAHTFYVSPAGNDVFSGRRPATTKDKSDGPFLTIKRAQEAVRKLKQDKELIKPVVVYLREGTYELEQPLRFTPLDSGTAQFPTTYTAYPGERAVISGGTVIKGWKSMEGPLWRAPLPTKVWGDVPPRQLFVDGSRAVRAREPDDGYFFFEDIAVPDRPEDKLNRLAFKFRVGQLQAEWSDLKSIEVVKFFGWDETRRPVERIDEESRIIYLQAPVIKRADRPLNWYGKRFYLENLHAGLDEPGEWYYDEDKESLLYYPKQGQNPEEIAFVIPRLTHLVIFEGIPSKRYVEYIVLRNLAFSHAAAGVSRKGYARQQSNIFAPAAISAQGVRHLVFRNNEVAHIGPYGIEIGAGSSHNQVVANRFYDLGGGGIKVGPQKSSKNLAEHSSHNLITDNTVENIGHIYLAAAGIWVGDSAYNRVLHNEVTALAGMGISVGWHWHDKPTATHHNEVAYNHVHHMGRKLLGSGSGIYTLGRQPGTVIHHNLVHDVNRYTGDADEEGKHPVHPAFGLQIDNGSAEITFENNVIYNVPDAAYKQLGGQLVVRNNIFAFAEDYLIQRRKDQGSMSFKRNIVYADNGRIFGDQWSKKNAEIDHNLYFSTERPLVFAGKTFAEWQGQGRDRNSLMVNPRFTNPKTGDFSLPTDSPAFDIGFEPIDLSTVGPRTNDFDK from the coding sequence ATGCAAATTTTAAAGAAATATATGATGCCTGATTTTCGACATTCCTTACCAAAGTACGATATAAACATCATCCTCTATTGCCGGAATTTAGCAGTCGTTGCATTGTGCTTTTTTCTTGCGGCAGGCAGTGTTTCGTCCCAGGTAAAAGAGCAACAAGGCGGGATAGCGGAGGCTGAGGCCCATACGTTTTACGTATCCCCGGCAGGGAATGACGTATTTTCCGGCCGCCGCCCGGCAACGACAAAAGATAAGTCCGACGGACCTTTTCTGACGATTAAGCGCGCACAGGAAGCTGTTCGGAAACTGAAGCAGGATAAAGAGCTTATAAAGCCGGTCGTTGTTTATTTGCGGGAAGGGACTTATGAACTCGAACAGCCCCTGCGTTTTACGCCTTTGGATTCTGGTACGGCACAATTCCCTACTACTTACACCGCTTATCCTGGGGAACGAGCCGTGATTAGTGGGGGGACGGTGATTAAGGGCTGGAAATCTATGGAAGGTCCTTTGTGGCGGGCGCCCTTGCCGACCAAGGTATGGGGTGATGTCCCACCGCGGCAACTCTTCGTCGATGGCAGCCGAGCCGTTCGTGCCCGGGAGCCTGACGACGGTTACTTCTTCTTTGAAGACATAGCAGTTCCCGATAGGCCCGAAGACAAGCTCAACCGTCTTGCCTTTAAGTTCCGAGTGGGACAGTTGCAAGCGGAATGGTCGGATCTGAAGTCCATAGAAGTTGTGAAATTTTTTGGCTGGGATGAGACGAGAAGGCCGGTTGAGCGGATAGATGAGGAGAGCCGTATTATTTATCTGCAAGCGCCGGTTATAAAACGCGCCGATCGCCCTTTAAATTGGTACGGAAAGCGGTTTTATCTCGAAAATTTACATGCGGGCCTGGATGAACCCGGTGAGTGGTATTACGACGAGGATAAAGAAAGCCTGCTTTATTACCCAAAGCAAGGGCAGAATCCGGAAGAAATAGCCTTTGTCATTCCCCGGCTAACACACCTTGTTATTTTCGAGGGGATTCCAAGTAAGCGCTATGTAGAGTACATTGTCCTACGTAATCTTGCGTTTTCCCACGCGGCGGCAGGGGTTTCACGAAAAGGATATGCGAGACAGCAATCCAATATATTCGCACCGGCTGCTATCAGTGCACAGGGCGTTCGCCATCTTGTTTTCCGCAATAACGAGGTTGCACATATTGGTCCCTATGGAATAGAAATTGGAGCAGGCTCTAGCCACAATCAGGTTGTTGCAAACCGTTTTTATGACCTTGGTGGGGGCGGTATAAAAGTTGGTCCCCAAAAATCTTCGAAGAATCTCGCGGAACATTCGAGCCATAATTTGATTACTGACAATACAGTGGAGAATATTGGTCATATATACCTGGCAGCTGCGGGTATTTGGGTGGGTGACAGTGCCTATAATCGGGTGCTCCATAATGAGGTGACCGCGTTGGCAGGGATGGGGATTTCTGTGGGTTGGCATTGGCACGACAAACCGACCGCTACTCATCATAATGAGGTTGCTTATAATCATGTCCACCATATGGGCCGGAAGCTGCTAGGTAGTGGTAGCGGGATTTATACGTTGGGGCGCCAACCCGGAACGGTGATCCACCACAACCTGGTCCATGATGTGAATCGCTACACGGGGGATGCCGATGAAGAAGGTAAGCATCCCGTCCATCCGGCGTTTGGACTTCAGATAGATAATGGTAGCGCAGAAATTACTTTTGAAAACAATGTCATCTATAATGTTCCGGACGCAGCTTATAAGCAACTCGGTGGCCAGTTAGTGGTGCGTAACAACATCTTTGCTTTCGCGGAGGATTATTTGATCCAGCGCAGAAAAGACCAAGGCTCGATGAGTTTCAAGCGAAATATTGTATATGCTGATAACGGCAGGATTTTCGGTGATCAATGGAGCAAGAAGAACGCGGAGATAGATCACAATCTTTACTTCAGTACCGAGCGTCCGCTAGTTTTCGCTGGTAAAACTTTTGCGGAGTGGCAAGGGCAGGGCAGGGATCGCAATTCTCTTATGGTCAATCCGCGCTTCACAAACCCCAAGACCGGAGATTTTTCCCTGCCCACGGACTCCCCGGCTTTTGATATCGGTTTTGAGCCGATTGATCTCTCAACGGTGGGGCCACGTACCAACGACTTTGATAAGTAG
- a CDS encoding sulfotransferase family protein, producing the protein MSIAVPEFLSPAYPNFIYIGPDKAGSTWLYRILKKHSQVFLPDAKELFYFDKYYHKGPEWYLKQFSTASSAHVVVGEISHDYLFSTDACRRIAKDLPHAKLMVCLREPVDRAFSSYLYMVRQGRVKESFETALQHVEELVDHGRYAKHLSHYLEQFSREQIYVGIFDDLKSDPLGFMNGIYEFLGIDNFELPEELTKKVLPAAKPRSFWLARFAKQTALCIRAIGLPAVVSRIKESPMVSRMLYSPYTEETKPAISNETRNELRNLFYPEVRRLDELMESDLLYRWGYQ; encoded by the coding sequence ATGAGTATTGCTGTACCTGAATTTTTATCTCCCGCCTACCCCAACTTTATTTATATTGGTCCCGATAAGGCCGGTTCGACTTGGCTTTATAGAATATTAAAAAAGCATAGCCAAGTTTTTTTGCCGGATGCTAAAGAATTATTTTATTTTGATAAATATTATCACAAGGGGCCAGAGTGGTATTTAAAGCAGTTTAGCACTGCCTCGAGTGCCCATGTCGTTGTAGGCGAAATTTCCCACGATTACCTTTTTTCTACGGATGCATGTAGGCGTATTGCAAAGGATTTACCACATGCAAAGCTGATGGTGTGTTTGCGTGAACCCGTAGACCGTGCATTTTCTTCTTATCTTTATATGGTCAGGCAGGGAAGAGTCAAAGAATCATTTGAAACCGCACTGCAACATGTAGAGGAACTTGTGGATCATGGACGCTATGCCAAGCACCTATCGCACTATTTAGAGCAGTTTTCTCGCGAGCAAATCTATGTGGGCATATTTGATGATTTAAAGTCGGATCCGTTGGGTTTTATGAATGGTATATATGAGTTTCTAGGTATTGATAATTTCGAGTTGCCAGAAGAACTCACAAAAAAAGTGCTTCCAGCAGCAAAACCCCGCTCATTTTGGCTGGCCAGGTTTGCTAAACAGACAGCGTTGTGCATACGTGCAATAGGGCTCCCTGCAGTAGTCTCGCGAATAAAGGAATCCCCCATGGTTTCTCGGATGTTGTATAGCCCCTACACGGAGGAAACTAAGCCCGCTATATCGAATGAAACAAGAAATGAGCTTCGTAATTTATTCTACCCTGAAGTTCGTCGGCTCGATGAACTGATGGAATCGGATCTGTTATATCGCTGGGGTTATCAATGA
- the gmd gene encoding GDP-mannose 4,6-dehydratase has product MKKALITGVTGQDGMYLVEFLLKKGYEIHGIKRRSSLFNTDRIDHLYQDPHESERYFILHYGDLTDATNLIRVIQEVQPDEIYNLAAQSHVAVSFETPEYTANADALGTLRLLEAIRILRMEDKVRFYQASTSELYGKVQSVPQNEETPFYPRSPYAAAKLYAYWITVNYREAYGMYACNGILFNHESPVRGETFITRKITRALARIVLGLQDCLYIGNLEARRDWGHARDYVKAQWLMLQQEAPDDYVIASGEQHSVREFVERAAQIIGFSLCWESRGGADEVGVVAAVEGQAAEYGYIKSGDIIVRIDPRYFRPTEVETLLGDPSKASKRLGWEPQVTFDELVREMIAEDLQLAKRDALVRREGYRAFDYYE; this is encoded by the coding sequence ATGAAAAAGGCATTAATTACCGGGGTTACGGGCCAGGATGGAATGTATCTGGTCGAGTTTTTGCTGAAAAAAGGTTATGAAATCCATGGTATTAAACGGCGATCTTCTCTTTTTAATACCGACCGCATCGATCACCTTTATCAAGATCCCCATGAATCAGAACGCTATTTTATTCTGCACTATGGAGATTTAACGGATGCCACTAATCTTATCCGGGTTATCCAGGAGGTTCAGCCGGATGAGATTTATAATCTAGCAGCCCAAAGTCATGTGGCGGTTTCCTTTGAAACCCCTGAATACACGGCTAATGCAGATGCCTTAGGGACTCTGAGGTTGTTGGAGGCAATTCGGATTCTGAGAATGGAAGATAAAGTGCGTTTTTATCAAGCCTCCACCTCTGAGTTGTATGGTAAAGTGCAGTCAGTGCCTCAGAATGAAGAGACACCTTTCTATCCCCGCTCGCCCTATGCCGCAGCTAAACTATATGCTTACTGGATCACGGTGAACTATCGTGAAGCTTACGGCATGTATGCTTGCAACGGGATTCTTTTCAATCATGAGTCTCCGGTGCGGGGGGAGACTTTTATCACTCGAAAAATTACCCGCGCCCTGGCGAGAATTGTACTGGGGCTGCAGGATTGCTTATATATAGGTAACCTGGAAGCGCGGCGTGATTGGGGCCATGCACGGGACTACGTAAAAGCCCAGTGGCTGATGTTGCAGCAGGAAGCACCTGATGATTATGTAATTGCCAGTGGTGAGCAGCATTCGGTGCGGGAGTTCGTAGAGCGGGCAGCACAGATTATAGGATTTTCCTTATGCTGGGAAAGTCGCGGGGGAGCTGATGAAGTGGGAGTGGTCGCGGCGGTTGAAGGACAAGCTGCGGAGTATGGTTATATCAAGTCTGGAGATATTATTGTCCGTATTGATCCCCGCTATTTTCGCCCTACTGAAGTGGAAACTCTGCTAGGAGATCCCAGCAAGGCCAGCAAGAGGTTAGGGTGGGAGCCCCAAGTTACTTTTGATGAGTTGGTGCGGGAAATGATAGCGGAGGATTTGCAACTGGCCAAACGGGATGCTTTGGTACGACGTGAAGGTTACCGAGCATTTGATTATTACGAGTAA
- a CDS encoding glycosyltransferase family 4 protein produces MRILVNDYAGHPFPLQLSRELGARGHSVLHTYCESVQAPRGSFEKKSEGTIEVSPIRLLKDFDKYSTVTRWLQERELGKKLAERVIRYAPDVVVSGNTPLGAQSLLLRECRQQGIGFVFWLQDVLGVGYRKALRKKIPVLGDFVGQAFERYEQWLLARSDRVVAITDDFISYMPEVVRQRDAACVIENWAPLDELPLEPKRNDWSMAQGLASTRNFIYSGTLGLKHNPSLLYALAKATATQKDVRVVVISEGIGADWLAERKREEGLSNLILLPFQPFSVMHKVLAAGEVLVALLEKDAGAFAVPSKVLTYLCAKRSLLLAVPAENLAARIVQMSGAGWAVEPNDREGFVTAGLKLLDDARGRERMAAKGRAYAEHTFDIHRITDRFEAIIDMSYPSASVGGLSEISS; encoded by the coding sequence ATGCGCATTTTAGTGAACGACTATGCTGGGCACCCCTTTCCTCTTCAGCTTTCCCGAGAACTCGGTGCTAGGGGTCATAGCGTACTCCATACATACTGTGAGTCTGTGCAGGCGCCTCGAGGATCTTTTGAGAAAAAATCGGAGGGTACTATTGAAGTGAGTCCGATTCGCCTCCTTAAGGACTTTGACAAATACAGTACGGTGACTCGCTGGTTGCAGGAAAGGGAGCTGGGGAAAAAACTTGCGGAACGTGTCATTCGATATGCACCGGATGTGGTGGTGTCGGGCAATACGCCCCTTGGTGCCCAATCCCTACTGCTCCGGGAATGTAGACAACAAGGGATTGGCTTTGTGTTTTGGCTACAAGATGTGCTCGGGGTGGGGTACCGCAAAGCATTGCGGAAAAAGATACCCGTTTTAGGGGACTTTGTGGGCCAGGCCTTTGAACGTTATGAACAATGGTTACTGGCACGTTCCGATCGGGTAGTTGCCATTACGGATGATTTTATCTCTTATATGCCAGAGGTGGTTCGACAACGGGATGCGGCCTGTGTGATTGAGAACTGGGCGCCGCTGGACGAACTTCCCCTAGAGCCAAAGCGGAATGACTGGAGCATGGCTCAAGGTCTTGCATCGACGCGGAATTTTATTTATTCGGGTACCCTGGGCCTTAAGCACAATCCGAGTCTGCTGTATGCTTTAGCTAAGGCGACCGCTACTCAGAAAGATGTTCGGGTTGTGGTCATTTCCGAAGGTATCGGCGCGGATTGGTTGGCAGAGAGAAAGCGGGAAGAAGGTTTGAGCAACCTGATCTTACTTCCTTTCCAACCATTTAGTGTTATGCACAAGGTCTTGGCTGCAGGAGAGGTGTTAGTGGCCCTGCTTGAGAAAGATGCCGGTGCTTTTGCCGTGCCCTCTAAGGTATTGACTTATCTGTGTGCGAAACGATCGTTGCTGTTGGCAGTGCCTGCCGAAAACCTAGCCGCGCGCATTGTGCAGATGAGTGGCGCGGGGTGGGCGGTGGAGCCCAATGATAGGGAAGGGTTTGTTACTGCCGGGTTGAAATTACTCGACGACGCCAGGGGACGGGAGCGGATGGCTGCAAAGGGTCGTGCCTATGCGGAGCATACCTTTGACATACATAGGATTACAGACCGATTCGAGGCGATTATTGACATGTCCTATCCATCCGCTTCGGTCGGAGGGTTAAGTGAAATAAGCAGTTAA
- the fcl gene encoding GDP-L-fucose synthase — MQPDERIFVAGHRGLVGAAILRQLKTEGFKNLIFRSSRELDLRDRRAVEAFFEQEQPAYVFLAAAKVGGILANNRYPAEFICDNLHIQTNVIDAAYRGGVKKLLFLGSSCIYPKYAPQPIKEESLLTGPLEPTNEWYAVAKIAGIKMSQAYRRQYGFNAISLMPTNLYGPGDNFDFKTSHVLPALIRKFHEAKVACAPEVVVWGSGTPRREFLHVDDLADAAIFLMRHYNEGEIINVGTGKDITIADLARLIKEIVDYSGEIVFDTSKPDGTPRKLLDTTKLTQLGWQPKIDLRGGIASTYKWFLEN, encoded by the coding sequence ATGCAGCCAGATGAACGAATTTTTGTAGCGGGGCATCGGGGTCTTGTGGGTGCGGCCATTCTCCGCCAGCTAAAGACCGAGGGGTTTAAAAATCTGATTTTCAGGAGTAGTCGGGAACTGGATCTGCGAGACCGGCGGGCGGTCGAGGCATTTTTTGAACAAGAACAGCCGGCCTATGTATTCTTGGCGGCGGCCAAAGTAGGAGGAATTTTGGCCAATAACCGTTATCCCGCCGAGTTCATCTGCGATAATCTTCATATTCAGACTAATGTTATCGATGCAGCTTACCGGGGGGGAGTCAAAAAGCTCTTATTTTTAGGCTCTTCTTGTATTTACCCTAAATATGCTCCCCAGCCCATAAAGGAAGAGTCTCTGCTCACGGGACCTTTGGAACCCACGAACGAGTGGTATGCCGTGGCAAAAATTGCCGGGATTAAGATGAGTCAAGCTTACCGCCGTCAGTATGGCTTTAATGCCATTTCCCTCATGCCCACTAACCTTTATGGACCGGGAGATAACTTTGATTTCAAAACTTCCCACGTACTGCCGGCGCTAATCCGTAAATTTCATGAGGCTAAGGTTGCTTGTGCTCCTGAAGTGGTGGTTTGGGGGAGCGGTACTCCTCGGCGTGAATTTCTGCACGTGGATGACCTGGCGGATGCAGCGATTTTTCTGATGCGGCATTATAATGAAGGGGAAATCATTAATGTGGGGACAGGAAAAGATATCACGATTGCAGATCTAGCTCGATTAATAAAGGAAATTGTAGATTATTCGGGAGAGATTGTATTCGATACTTCAAAACCCGATGGAACACCGCGCAAGCTATTGGACACAACGAAATTAACCCAGCTAGGCTGGCAGCCTAAGATAGATTTGCGCGGAGGGATTGCTTCAACTTATAAGTGGTTTCTGGAGAACTAA